From a single Mangifera indica cultivar Alphonso chromosome 19, CATAS_Mindica_2.1, whole genome shotgun sequence genomic region:
- the LOC123202666 gene encoding protein FAM135B-like isoform X1, with protein sequence MMVQKKLLLKNLAPKKVESEDVLTTVQEVAVYLHRFHNLDLFHQGWYQIKISMKWENEDDSSFGTPVRVVQYEAPNLGYGEIFGGWRINDRDNSFSTQPFRIKYARQDIILSILISFSLSPSKYEGPFTSAIILKFELMYASISEIRYELQASLDACPAAVHEFRIPPKALLGLHSYCPVHFDAFHAVLVDVSIHVSLRKAGSHSPALKVSSDTFKDADVAGRIVNASDQALDQVASADTKPVILVKALLDSRSTLLEDLQKLSEAINQAIDMTEFMSGIDAIKLSHPLLQVNLGTANGEVPEQGMPRNHSESAKGSQNFQRDQLLSTLSEENLLKIFDFLGKQVFYLWNIFLNFHRANSRLILKYLRDAWAKDRRAEWSIWMVYSKVEMPHHYLNSGFDEPPYNGVHRKVSSLLKLNDDPTQLAAMRAELHRRSIAQMKINSRFIQDMYIFGDPSHIPIVMVECVINAPRRTFSEDSYFRNVYPISGCGSHAGPGSKSGKQLPGSSSPQHGRDLKIVVFVHGFQGHHLDLRLIRNQWLLIDPKIEFLMSEVNQERTSGDLREMGLRLAKEVIAFIKKKMDKVSRSDGLRDIKLSFVGHSLGNIILRTALAEGVMEPYLRYLHTYVSISGPHLGYLYSSNSLFNSGLWLLKKLKNTQCIHQLTFTDTPDLQNTFFYKLSKQKTLEYFRHIILLSSPQDGYVPYHSARIELCPAASWDYSKKGKVFLEMLNNCLDQIRAPSSEQRVFMRCDVNFDTTAYGKNLNTIIGRTAHIEFLECDIYAKFIMWSFPEVFQ encoded by the exons ATGATGGTTCAAAAGAAGTTGTTGCTGAAGAACCTAGCTCCCAAGAAGGTTGAATCTGAGGACGTGCTCACAACTGTTCAAGAGGTTGCCGTTTATCTTCATAGGTTTCACAACCTTGACCTTTTCCATCAGGG ATGGTATCAAATTAAGATTAGCATGAAATGGGAGAACGAAGACGATTCCTCTTTCGGCACACCAGTAAGAGTTGTTCAATATGAAG CTCCCAATCTAGGTTATGGTGAAATTTTTGGAGGATGGAGGATCAATGATAGAGACAACAGTTTTTCTACACAGCCATTCCGGATCAAGTATGCAAGGCAGGATATTATTCTATCTATCCTGATTTCATTCAGTCTATCTCCTAGTAAATATGAG GGTCCATTTACATCTGCTATTATTTTGAAGTTTGAGCTTATGTATGCTTCAATCTCGGAGATTCG GTACGAGTTGCAGGCTTCTCTGGATGCTTGTCCTGCTGCAGTCCATGAATTTCGGATACCTCCTAAAGCACTTTTGGGATTGCACTCATATTGCCCTGTCCACTTTGACGCATTTCATGCAGTGCTTGTTGATGTAAGCATTCATGTGAGTCTACGCAAAGCTGGTTCTCACAGCCCTGCATTGAAGGTATCCAG TGATACTTTCAAGGATGCAGATGTTGCTGGCAGGATTGTTAATGCATCTGATCAA GCTTTGGATCAAGTGGCCTCTGCAGATACAAAACCTGTCATCCTTGTTAAAGCATTATTAGATTCCCGCAGTACTTTGCTTGAAGATCTACAAAAACTTAGTGAAGCAATTAATCAAGCTATTGATATGACTGAGTTTATGTCTGGAATAGATGCTATAAAGTTGTCTCATCCTCTCTTGCAAGTGAATCTGGGTACTGCCAACGGTGAAGTTCCAGAACAAGGCATGCCACGGAATCATTCTGAG AGTGCAAAGGGTTCTCAGAATTTTCAGAGGGATCAGTTGCTCAGCACCTTATCAGAGGAAAAcctgttgaaaatttttgattttttgggCAAGCAAGTGTTCTATTTATGgaatatatttctaaatttcCACAG GGCTAACAGTAGATTGATACTGAAATATTTACGTGATGCATGGGCCAAGGATCGGAGAGCTGAATGGTCCATATGGATGGTGTACTCCAAGGTTGAGATGCCTCATCATTATCTAAATAGTGGGTTTGATGAGCCTCCCTACAATGGTGTGCATAGAAAAGTTTCAAGTTTGTTGAAGTTGAACGATGAT CCTACTCAGCTTGCAGCAATGCGTGCAGAACTTCACCGTCGAAGTATTGCACAAATGAAG ATCAACAGTCGGTTTATtcaagatatgtatatatttggaGACCCTTCACATATTCCTATTGTAATGGTGGAGTGTGTCATTAATGCTCCACGCCGTACTTTTAGTGAAGATTCATACTTCAGAAATGTGTACCCAATAAGCGGGTGTGGCTCACACGCAGGGCCAGGCTCCAAATCTGGAAAACAGCTACCTGGTTCTAGCTCACCACAGCATGGTCGTGACTTGAAGATTGTTGTCTTTGTGCATGGGTTTCAG GGACATCATCTGGATTTGCGGCTTATTCGGAATCAATGGCTTTTGATAGATCCAAAGATTGAGTTTCTTATGTCAGAAGTGAATCAAGAGAGAACATCTGGAGATTTAAGAGAGATGGGACTAAGACTGGCTAAAGAAGTGATTgcttttattaagaaaaaaatggataaaGTGTCAAGATCTGATGGTTTAAGAGATATCAAGCTTAGTTTTGTTGGGCATTCACTTGGAAATATCATTCTTAGAACAGCATTAGCAG AGGGTGTTATGGAACCATACCTAAGGTACCTGCATACATACGTTTCTATATCTGGTCCACATTTGGGGTATCTGTACAGTTCGAACTCCTTATTCAACTCTGGGCTGTGGCTTTTGAAGAAGTTGAAGAATACGCAGTGCATTCATCAGCTCACTTTCACTGATACTCCTGATCTACAAAATACATTTTTCTACAAACTCTCTAAG CAGAAGACATTGGAATATTTCAGGCATATAATTCTGCTATCTTCACCCCAG GATGGTTACGTTCCATATCATTCAGCCAGAATTGAACTGTGCCCGGCAGCTTCTTGGGACTACTCAAAAAAGGGCAAAGTATTTCTGGAGATGCTGAATAATTGCTTGGACCAGATACGCGCCCCTTCCTCTGAGCAGCGGGTGTTCATGCGTTGCGATGTCAATTTTGATACCACAGCCTACGGCAAGAACTTGAACACAATCATAGGACGGACAGCTCATATTGAGTTTTTAGAGTGTGACATCTATGCAAAATTCATAATGTGGTCCTTTCCTGAAGTATTTCAGTGA
- the LOC123202666 gene encoding protein FAM135B-like isoform X2, with amino-acid sequence MMVQKKLLLKNLAPKKVESEDVLTTVQEVAVYLHRFHNLDLFHQGWYQIKISMKWENEDDSSFGTPVRVVQYEAPNLGYGEIFGGWRINDRDNSFSTQPFRIKYARQDIILSILISFSLSPSKYEGPFTSAIILKFELMYASISEIRYELQASLDACPAAVHEFRIPPKALLGLHSYCPVHFDAFHAVLVDVSIHVSLRKAGSHSPALKVSSDTFKDADVAGRIVNASDQALDQVASADTKPVILVKALLDSRSTLLEDLQKLSEAINQAIDMTEFMSGIDAIKLSHPLLQVNLGTANGEVPEQGMPRNHSESAKGSQNFQRDQLLSTLSEENLLKIFDFLGKQVFYLWNIFLNFHRANSRLILKYLRDAWAKDRRAEWSIWMVYSKVEMPHHYLNSGFDEPPYNGVHRKVSSLLKLNDDPTQLAAMRAELHRRSIAQMKINSRFIQDMYIFGDPSHIPIVMVECVINAPRRTFSEDSYFRNVYPISGCGSHAGPGSKSGKQLPGSSSPQHGRDLKIVVFVHGFQGHHLDLRLIRNQWLLIDPKIEFLMSEVNQERTSGDLREMGLRLAKEVIAFIKKKMDKVSRSDGLRDIKLSFVGHSLGNIILRTALAEGVMEPYLRYLHTYVSISGPHLGYLYSSNSLFNSGLWLLKKLKNTQCIHQLTFTDTPDLQNTFFYKLSKKTLEYFRHIILLSSPQDGYVPYHSARIELCPAASWDYSKKGKVFLEMLNNCLDQIRAPSSEQRVFMRCDVNFDTTAYGKNLNTIIGRTAHIEFLECDIYAKFIMWSFPEVFQ; translated from the exons ATGATGGTTCAAAAGAAGTTGTTGCTGAAGAACCTAGCTCCCAAGAAGGTTGAATCTGAGGACGTGCTCACAACTGTTCAAGAGGTTGCCGTTTATCTTCATAGGTTTCACAACCTTGACCTTTTCCATCAGGG ATGGTATCAAATTAAGATTAGCATGAAATGGGAGAACGAAGACGATTCCTCTTTCGGCACACCAGTAAGAGTTGTTCAATATGAAG CTCCCAATCTAGGTTATGGTGAAATTTTTGGAGGATGGAGGATCAATGATAGAGACAACAGTTTTTCTACACAGCCATTCCGGATCAAGTATGCAAGGCAGGATATTATTCTATCTATCCTGATTTCATTCAGTCTATCTCCTAGTAAATATGAG GGTCCATTTACATCTGCTATTATTTTGAAGTTTGAGCTTATGTATGCTTCAATCTCGGAGATTCG GTACGAGTTGCAGGCTTCTCTGGATGCTTGTCCTGCTGCAGTCCATGAATTTCGGATACCTCCTAAAGCACTTTTGGGATTGCACTCATATTGCCCTGTCCACTTTGACGCATTTCATGCAGTGCTTGTTGATGTAAGCATTCATGTGAGTCTACGCAAAGCTGGTTCTCACAGCCCTGCATTGAAGGTATCCAG TGATACTTTCAAGGATGCAGATGTTGCTGGCAGGATTGTTAATGCATCTGATCAA GCTTTGGATCAAGTGGCCTCTGCAGATACAAAACCTGTCATCCTTGTTAAAGCATTATTAGATTCCCGCAGTACTTTGCTTGAAGATCTACAAAAACTTAGTGAAGCAATTAATCAAGCTATTGATATGACTGAGTTTATGTCTGGAATAGATGCTATAAAGTTGTCTCATCCTCTCTTGCAAGTGAATCTGGGTACTGCCAACGGTGAAGTTCCAGAACAAGGCATGCCACGGAATCATTCTGAG AGTGCAAAGGGTTCTCAGAATTTTCAGAGGGATCAGTTGCTCAGCACCTTATCAGAGGAAAAcctgttgaaaatttttgattttttgggCAAGCAAGTGTTCTATTTATGgaatatatttctaaatttcCACAG GGCTAACAGTAGATTGATACTGAAATATTTACGTGATGCATGGGCCAAGGATCGGAGAGCTGAATGGTCCATATGGATGGTGTACTCCAAGGTTGAGATGCCTCATCATTATCTAAATAGTGGGTTTGATGAGCCTCCCTACAATGGTGTGCATAGAAAAGTTTCAAGTTTGTTGAAGTTGAACGATGAT CCTACTCAGCTTGCAGCAATGCGTGCAGAACTTCACCGTCGAAGTATTGCACAAATGAAG ATCAACAGTCGGTTTATtcaagatatgtatatatttggaGACCCTTCACATATTCCTATTGTAATGGTGGAGTGTGTCATTAATGCTCCACGCCGTACTTTTAGTGAAGATTCATACTTCAGAAATGTGTACCCAATAAGCGGGTGTGGCTCACACGCAGGGCCAGGCTCCAAATCTGGAAAACAGCTACCTGGTTCTAGCTCACCACAGCATGGTCGTGACTTGAAGATTGTTGTCTTTGTGCATGGGTTTCAG GGACATCATCTGGATTTGCGGCTTATTCGGAATCAATGGCTTTTGATAGATCCAAAGATTGAGTTTCTTATGTCAGAAGTGAATCAAGAGAGAACATCTGGAGATTTAAGAGAGATGGGACTAAGACTGGCTAAAGAAGTGATTgcttttattaagaaaaaaatggataaaGTGTCAAGATCTGATGGTTTAAGAGATATCAAGCTTAGTTTTGTTGGGCATTCACTTGGAAATATCATTCTTAGAACAGCATTAGCAG AGGGTGTTATGGAACCATACCTAAGGTACCTGCATACATACGTTTCTATATCTGGTCCACATTTGGGGTATCTGTACAGTTCGAACTCCTTATTCAACTCTGGGCTGTGGCTTTTGAAGAAGTTGAAGAATACGCAGTGCATTCATCAGCTCACTTTCACTGATACTCCTGATCTACAAAATACATTTTTCTACAAACTCTCTAAG AAGACATTGGAATATTTCAGGCATATAATTCTGCTATCTTCACCCCAG GATGGTTACGTTCCATATCATTCAGCCAGAATTGAACTGTGCCCGGCAGCTTCTTGGGACTACTCAAAAAAGGGCAAAGTATTTCTGGAGATGCTGAATAATTGCTTGGACCAGATACGCGCCCCTTCCTCTGAGCAGCGGGTGTTCATGCGTTGCGATGTCAATTTTGATACCACAGCCTACGGCAAGAACTTGAACACAATCATAGGACGGACAGCTCATATTGAGTTTTTAGAGTGTGACATCTATGCAAAATTCATAATGTGGTCCTTTCCTGAAGTATTTCAGTGA
- the LOC123202666 gene encoding uncharacterized protein LOC123202666 isoform X3, with protein sequence MRYELQASLDACPAAVHEFRIPPKALLGLHSYCPVHFDAFHAVLVDVSIHVSLRKAGSHSPALKVSSDTFKDADVAGRIVNASDQALDQVASADTKPVILVKALLDSRSTLLEDLQKLSEAINQAIDMTEFMSGIDAIKLSHPLLQVNLGTANGEVPEQGMPRNHSESAKGSQNFQRDQLLSTLSEENLLKIFDFLGKQVFYLWNIFLNFHRANSRLILKYLRDAWAKDRRAEWSIWMVYSKVEMPHHYLNSGFDEPPYNGVHRKVSSLLKLNDDPTQLAAMRAELHRRSIAQMKINSRFIQDMYIFGDPSHIPIVMVECVINAPRRTFSEDSYFRNVYPISGCGSHAGPGSKSGKQLPGSSSPQHGRDLKIVVFVHGFQGHHLDLRLIRNQWLLIDPKIEFLMSEVNQERTSGDLREMGLRLAKEVIAFIKKKMDKVSRSDGLRDIKLSFVGHSLGNIILRTALAEGVMEPYLRYLHTYVSISGPHLGYLYSSNSLFNSGLWLLKKLKNTQCIHQLTFTDTPDLQNTFFYKLSKQKTLEYFRHIILLSSPQDGYVPYHSARIELCPAASWDYSKKGKVFLEMLNNCLDQIRAPSSEQRVFMRCDVNFDTTAYGKNLNTIIGRTAHIEFLECDIYAKFIMWSFPEVFQ encoded by the exons ATGAG GTACGAGTTGCAGGCTTCTCTGGATGCTTGTCCTGCTGCAGTCCATGAATTTCGGATACCTCCTAAAGCACTTTTGGGATTGCACTCATATTGCCCTGTCCACTTTGACGCATTTCATGCAGTGCTTGTTGATGTAAGCATTCATGTGAGTCTACGCAAAGCTGGTTCTCACAGCCCTGCATTGAAGGTATCCAG TGATACTTTCAAGGATGCAGATGTTGCTGGCAGGATTGTTAATGCATCTGATCAA GCTTTGGATCAAGTGGCCTCTGCAGATACAAAACCTGTCATCCTTGTTAAAGCATTATTAGATTCCCGCAGTACTTTGCTTGAAGATCTACAAAAACTTAGTGAAGCAATTAATCAAGCTATTGATATGACTGAGTTTATGTCTGGAATAGATGCTATAAAGTTGTCTCATCCTCTCTTGCAAGTGAATCTGGGTACTGCCAACGGTGAAGTTCCAGAACAAGGCATGCCACGGAATCATTCTGAG AGTGCAAAGGGTTCTCAGAATTTTCAGAGGGATCAGTTGCTCAGCACCTTATCAGAGGAAAAcctgttgaaaatttttgattttttgggCAAGCAAGTGTTCTATTTATGgaatatatttctaaatttcCACAG GGCTAACAGTAGATTGATACTGAAATATTTACGTGATGCATGGGCCAAGGATCGGAGAGCTGAATGGTCCATATGGATGGTGTACTCCAAGGTTGAGATGCCTCATCATTATCTAAATAGTGGGTTTGATGAGCCTCCCTACAATGGTGTGCATAGAAAAGTTTCAAGTTTGTTGAAGTTGAACGATGAT CCTACTCAGCTTGCAGCAATGCGTGCAGAACTTCACCGTCGAAGTATTGCACAAATGAAG ATCAACAGTCGGTTTATtcaagatatgtatatatttggaGACCCTTCACATATTCCTATTGTAATGGTGGAGTGTGTCATTAATGCTCCACGCCGTACTTTTAGTGAAGATTCATACTTCAGAAATGTGTACCCAATAAGCGGGTGTGGCTCACACGCAGGGCCAGGCTCCAAATCTGGAAAACAGCTACCTGGTTCTAGCTCACCACAGCATGGTCGTGACTTGAAGATTGTTGTCTTTGTGCATGGGTTTCAG GGACATCATCTGGATTTGCGGCTTATTCGGAATCAATGGCTTTTGATAGATCCAAAGATTGAGTTTCTTATGTCAGAAGTGAATCAAGAGAGAACATCTGGAGATTTAAGAGAGATGGGACTAAGACTGGCTAAAGAAGTGATTgcttttattaagaaaaaaatggataaaGTGTCAAGATCTGATGGTTTAAGAGATATCAAGCTTAGTTTTGTTGGGCATTCACTTGGAAATATCATTCTTAGAACAGCATTAGCAG AGGGTGTTATGGAACCATACCTAAGGTACCTGCATACATACGTTTCTATATCTGGTCCACATTTGGGGTATCTGTACAGTTCGAACTCCTTATTCAACTCTGGGCTGTGGCTTTTGAAGAAGTTGAAGAATACGCAGTGCATTCATCAGCTCACTTTCACTGATACTCCTGATCTACAAAATACATTTTTCTACAAACTCTCTAAG CAGAAGACATTGGAATATTTCAGGCATATAATTCTGCTATCTTCACCCCAG GATGGTTACGTTCCATATCATTCAGCCAGAATTGAACTGTGCCCGGCAGCTTCTTGGGACTACTCAAAAAAGGGCAAAGTATTTCTGGAGATGCTGAATAATTGCTTGGACCAGATACGCGCCCCTTCCTCTGAGCAGCGGGTGTTCATGCGTTGCGATGTCAATTTTGATACCACAGCCTACGGCAAGAACTTGAACACAATCATAGGACGGACAGCTCATATTGAGTTTTTAGAGTGTGACATCTATGCAAAATTCATAATGTGGTCCTTTCCTGAAGTATTTCAGTGA
- the LOC123203769 gene encoding amino acid permease 6-like gives MQNSMFIEQQDPEPYNHSGDVRKNFVDDDGREKRTGTWITASAHIITAVIGSGVLSLAWSIAKLGWVAGPAVLIAFSFITYFTSTLLADCYRSPDPVTGKRNYTYMDVVRANLGGRKVQLCGLAQYGNLVGVTIGYTITASISMVAIKRSNCFHKHGHHVKCYTSNNPFMIIFACIQIVLSQIPNFHKLSWLSIIAAVMSFAYSSIGLGLSIAKAAGGSHARTTLTGTIIGVDVTASEKVWRAFQAIGDIAFAYAYSTVLVEIQDTLKSSPPENKSMKIASAIGVSTTTLFYFLCGCIGYLAFGNNAPGNFLTGFGFYEPFWLIDLANLFIAIHLIGAYQVFCQPLFGFVEKWSSKRWPESKFINSEHGVNIPLLGVHYVNMFRLVWRTVYVIVTAVIAMIFPFFNDFVGLIGAASFWPLTVYFPIEMHIARSKMQKFSSTWVWLKILSWVCLIVSLVALAGSVQGLIQSLKTYKPFQAQQ, from the exons ATGCAGAACTCTATGTTTATCGAACAACAAGACCCTGAACCATATAATCACAGCGGTGATGTTCGCAAGAACTTTGTTGATGACGACGGTCGAGAAAAAAGAACAG GCACTTGGATCACTGCTAGTGCTCATATCATAACTGCTGTGATTGGTTCTGGAGTGCTGTCTTTGGCTTGGTCCATAGCAAAACTCGGCTGGGTGGCTGGACCGGCCGTTCTCATAGCTTTCTCATTCATCACGTATTTTACGTCCACTTTGCTCGCCGATTGCTACCGGTCTCCTGATCCTGTCACCGGAAAAAGAAACTACACTTACATGGATGTTGTGAGAGCCAACTTAG gaGGTAGGAAAGTTCAGCTCTGTGGGCTGGCCCAGTATGGAAATCTCGTTGGAGTTACAATTGGCTATACCATTACTGCGTCTATCAGTATGGT GGCCATCAAAAGGTCAAATTGTTTCCACAAACATGGGCACCACGTGAAGTGTTACACATCAAACAATCCCTTCATGATTATATTCGCCTGCATTCAGATTGTTCTTAGCCAAATTCCAAACTTCCACAAGCTGTCATGGCTCTCAATTATCGCCGCCGTTATGTCTTTTGCTTATTCCTCCATAGGTCTCGGCCTCTCCATAGCCAAAGCCGCTG GTGGGTCGCACGCAAGAACAACTCTAACGGGAACCATAATTGGGGTAGATGTGACAGCATCAGAAAAGGTTTGGAGAGCATTCCAAGCAATTGGAGATATCGCCTTCGCTTATGCCTACTCTACGGTGCTTGTCGAAATTCAG GACACGTTGAAGTCAAGCCCACCAGAGAACAAATCCATGAAGATTGCGAGCGCTATTGGTGTCTCAACCACGACCTTGTTCTATTTTCTCTGTGGCTGCATTGGCTACTTAGCTTTTGGAAATAACGCACCTGGAAATTTCCTCACTGGTTTTGGATTCTATGAGCCTTTCTGGTTGATCGATTTAGCAAATTTGTTCATTGCTATACATCTAATTGGTGCTTACCAG GTCTTCTGCCAACCCCTATTCGGGTTCGTGGAGAAATGGAGCAGCAAACGCTGGCCAGAAAGCAAGTTTATAAACAGTGAGCATGGTGTCAACATTCCATTGTTGGGTGTACATTATGTGAACATGTTCAGGCTGGTGTGGAGAACAGTGTACGTTATTGTGACAGCGGTGATAGCCATGATATTCCCCTTCTTCAATGACTTCGTTGGCCTCATTGGAGCAGCTTCATTTTGGCCATTGACGGTTTATTTCCCCATAGAGATGCACATTGCCAGGTCCAAAATGCAGAAATTTTCCTCCACCTGGGTATGGCTGAAAATACTAAGCTGGGTCTGCTTAATAGTGTCACTTGTTGCCCTTGCTGGCTCTGTTCAAGGTCTTATTCAAAGTCTCAAGACATACAAGCCCTTCCAAGCTCAGCAATGA